The proteins below come from a single Pseudomonadota bacterium genomic window:
- a CDS encoding pyruvate:ferredoxin (flavodoxin) oxidoreductase yields VELLDTAIAEKIITKKMAADITTASQKTQLEIEAQRERVGKLKATLAATPSIISKRLLAVADYLVKKSVWIFGGDGWAYDIGYGGLDHVLASGENVNVMILDTEVYSNTGGQMSKSTPRAATAQFAAGGKKMPKKDIGMIFSTYGNVYVAKIALGANPTQVAKAIAEAEAYEGPSLIIAYAHCINHGFNLAQGLEQQKKAVACGHWPLYRYNPELEEQGKNPLNIDSKPPSMPFAEYALNENRYRMLKMMNPEHADELMAASQKDVDKAWRFLVGRAAALEPETTKKK; encoded by the coding sequence TGTTGAGCTTCTCGATACTGCGATAGCTGAAAAAATCATCACCAAGAAAATGGCTGCCGATATCACCACCGCTTCCCAGAAAACCCAGCTTGAAATCGAAGCCCAGCGTGAACGTGTCGGCAAACTGAAAGCAACTTTGGCTGCAACCCCTTCTATTATTTCCAAACGTCTCCTCGCAGTAGCCGATTACCTGGTGAAAAAATCAGTATGGATCTTCGGTGGTGACGGCTGGGCTTATGATATTGGATACGGCGGACTTGACCACGTCCTTGCTTCCGGCGAGAACGTCAACGTCATGATCCTCGATACCGAGGTCTACTCAAACACCGGTGGCCAGATGTCAAAATCCACCCCGCGGGCGGCTACCGCCCAGTTTGCCGCAGGCGGCAAGAAAATGCCGAAAAAAGATATCGGCATGATCTTCTCCACCTACGGTAACGTTTATGTGGCAAAAATTGCTCTAGGCGCCAACCCGACACAGGTTGCCAAGGCAATTGCTGAAGCTGAGGCCTATGAAGGACCTTCACTGATCATCGCGTATGCCCATTGCATCAACCATGGATTCAATCTGGCCCAGGGACTTGAGCAACAGAAGAAAGCGGTAGCCTGCGGACATTGGCCGCTGTATCGATATAATCCTGAGCTTGAAGAACAGGGAAAAAATCCGTTGAACATTGACAGCAAACCGCCTTCCATGCCGTTTGCCGAATACGCGTTGAACGAAAACCGTTATCGGATGCTGAAGATGATGAATCCCGAGCATGCCGATGAACTTATGGCTGCCTCACAGAAAGATGTGGATAAAGCCTGGAGGTTCCTTGTTGGTCGGGCTGCTGCCCTTGAACCGGAAACCACCAAGAAAAAATAA